GAATTAAGTATAACAAAATTTAGGTTAAAAGTTAAGGTGGAGTACAAATTTTCAACTTGTTGGTAAGATTTCTTACTAACAAAATATCACAACAGGGAGGGATAAAATATGTCACTACAGATATATAATACTTTAACTCAACAGAAAGAAGAGTTTGTACCGATAAGTGAAGAGGAAGTTAAAATCTATTCATGTGGTCCGACAGTTTATGATTTTTTTCATATTGGTAATGCTCGGGCTTTTATAGTACCCGATATCTTAAAGAGATACCTAAAATATAAAGGATATGATGTTCTACATGTTACTAACTTTACTGATGTTGATGATAAAATGATTAATCGGGCGGATGAGGAAGAAATTGAGATTGAAGAATTAGCTGATAGATTTATTACTGCTTACTTTGAAGACACTGAAAGTTTAAATATTCAAAAGGCAGATGTTTATCCTAAGGCAACGGAACATGTTTCTGATATTATTAAGTTAGTTAAGAGATTAGAAGATAAGGGATATGCTTATGAAGTAGATGGTGATGTTTTCTTTGCTGTTAGAAAGTTTGCTGATTATGGAAAGCTATCTAATCAAAATTTAGAAGAATTGTCAGCCGGATCTAGAGTTGATGTTAATGAAAAAAAGGAGGATCCATTGGATTTTGTCCTTTGGAAAAAGAGTAAAGAAGGTGAGCCTTCTTGGGAGAGTCCCTGGGGTGCTGGGAGACCAGGCTGGCATATAGAATGCTCAGCTATGTCAATGTGTTATTTAGGTGAAAAGTTTGATTTTCATACTGGAGGGGTTGATTTAGTATTTCCTCATCATGAGAATGAAATTGCTCAGAATGAAGCAGCAGCAGATGGGCAAGTAGTTAACTATTGGCTTCATAATGGATATATTAATGTTGATGGAGAGAAGATGTCTAAATCACTTGGTAATTTCTTTACTACTAGAGATATTTTGCAAGATTATAGTGCAGAAGTGTTAAGATTTTTCTTGATTTCTAAACATTATCGGAGTCCGATAAATTTTAGTGATGCCGAACTTGATAATGCAAAAAAAGGTTTACAGAGGTTACAGAATACTGTCAGTAAGCTAAAAGATTTATTGTCAAAAGATCAAGCAGATTTAAATCCAGGAGATAAAGAAAAAACACAAAAATTAGAAGAGAAAATTAAAGCTAAAAGGCAGAAATTTGAAAAGGCTATGGATGATGACTTAAATACTGCCTTAGCAATTGGAGCATTACATGAATTGGCTAAAGAAATAAATATTGTGATTAATGATGCTGATTTTGAATTAACCCAGACTACAGCGGCAGTATTACAAAAAGCTTATGATACATTTGAAGAATTAAGTCAGCAAGTATTAGGAATAAATTTGGAAAGAGAAGATAATATCAGTGATGATAACTTAACGGCTGATTTAATTGAGCTTTTATTAGAGGTTAGAAGTAAAGCTAGAAAAGATAAGAATTGGGAATTAGCCGATCAAATCCGAGATGAATTAGCTAAATTAGGAATTGTTCTTGAGGATACACCTCAAGGGACAGATTGGAAATTAGAGTAGGAGGTCGAGTGATGTTTTATGATTTATTGGATTTACCCGAAAAACCACATTTGCTTTCAGCAGAGACTATGGCCTATATAGGTGATAGCCTCTATGAAATCTTTATTCGTTCCTACTTGATAGAAAAGGGGATACGCAAAGGGAATAATCTTCATCAACAAGCTATCAAGTATGTTAATGCAGAAGCTCAGGCAGAATTATTACAGAGATTAAATAAACATCTTACTGAGGAAGAAAAAGTAATTGTACGGAGAGGCCGAAATTCAAATTCAAGTAGTGTTCCTAAAAATGCAGATGTAGCTGATTATCGATATAGTACTGCCTTTGAAGCTTTGTTAGGATATCTTTATTTAGTAAAAAAGGAAGATAGGTTAGAAGAACTATTGACAGAAATTAAGAGAATAATTGATGAAATATAATAGGAGGTTAATAACAATGGAAGATAAATTAAATGTTAAATTGATCAATCATACTCCAGAACCAGAACGAACTGCTGCTAGTGCAGCTAGGCTCTGCTATTCACCGGTAGGGGCTGATAAGTTAGTTGAAGATATGACAGATAAGGAAATAGAAGACTTATTAAGTATTATCTTAGAAAATGGACATTATTCTACTCTAGAACATATTACGTTTACTTTTGCTATTGAAGGAATCAGTCGTGTAACAAGCCATCAATTGGTTAGACATAGGATTGCTAGTTATAGTCAGCAGTCACAGCGATATGTAAGAGAGAAGGAACAGTTTGAGTTTATTATTCCTGATAAGATTCAGGATAATGAGGAATTAACTGAATTATTTATTGAAAATATGGAGCAGCAACAGAAGTTATATGACCAGTTAACTGCTAAGTTAATGGAAGAGGATTATGAAGAAAAAGAAGCTATTGAGGCGGCTCGGTATGTACTGCCAAATGCTACAGAAACTAAGATTGTCGTGACAATGAATGCCAGAAGTTTGCTTCACTTTTTTGAAGTAAGGTGTTGTAATCGGGCTCAAAAAGAGATTAGAGATATGGCAAATGAAATGTTAAATCAGCTAAAAGATATAGCACCAATTATATTTAAAAAAGCTGGACCTACTTGTGTTACTAAAGGTCAGTGTACTGAAGGAGCTATGAGTTGTGGTAGAATTAATGGAATTGAAAAGGAGTAGATAAAACTAATGAAGAAAGTAGAAGGTCGTAATCCTGTTAAAGAAGCATTAGAAGCTGGAAGAAGAATAGATGAAATATTAATTTATCAGAATGCTGAAGGTATCAACAAATTAGTAAAGAAAGCGAAATCAAAGGGAATTAAAATTAAACGAGTCTCTAAAGAAAAACTTGATAATTTAGCTGATTCTTATTCTCACCAAGGGGTAATTGCTTTTGGCGAACCTATTAGGTATCTATCATTAGAGCAGTTGATTGATAAGGCATATAATGAGACTGATGCTCCATTATTTATTTTTTTAGATGAAATTAAAGATCCGCATAATTTTGGTTCTGTTTTAAGAACAGCTGATGCTGTTGGGGCTCAGGGAGTAATTATTCCTAAGCGAAGAAGTGTTGGGTTAACACCAGCTGTTGCTAAAGCTTCTACAGGAGCTATTGAGTATATGCCAGTAGCTCAGGTAACTAATTTAGTAAGGGCAATGGAAAAATTAAAAGAGAAAAAATTCTGGATTGCAGGTGCTGATATGGAAGCAGAAAGGACTTGTTATCAACAAGATTTGACAGGCCCTTTCGGAATTGTTATTGGCAGTGAAGGTGAAGGGATGCGTCGATTAGTTAAGGAAAGATGTGACTTCTTAGTTAAGCTACCAATGAAAGGTAGAATAAATTCTTTAAATGCAGCAGTAGCAGGGTCTATTTTAATGTATGAATCACTACGACAAAGAAATTATACAGATTAGTTAGTTTTAAGGAGTTAGAGAATGAAGAATAATTTATTAGTAGTATTGGTTACTCTAGTATTATTATTTTCTATAGGTTTTGGAATATTTATTGGGGCTTATCTTTTTTTTGAGCAACATAAAGGCATAATATTTTCAGGGGTTATGATTGAAGGATATAATTTTGGTGGTCTAACTAAAAAGCAGGCTAGAAAAAGGTTAGATAAATTAGCTGAGCCTCTTTTAAAGACTCCACTTGTTTTAGAGGGAGATAATGATAAATGGTTACTTAGACCGGAAGATATAGAAATCAGGTTAAAGAGTGAAGAAGTATTAAATAAAGCTTTTGGAGTTGGAAGAAGAGGAAATTTATTGGAGAGAGCTATATCTGTTTGGCATAGTTCAAAATACGGCAGGAATTTAGAAGTTGAAGTGGATTATAATGAAAAGAAAGTAACCGAGATCTTAAGACAGATTAGTAATACAATTAATATTAAGCCTAGTAATGCATATTTGGATTTAGAAACTGGAGTTGTTATTAATGCACAGATTGGAAAGAGATTAAATATAAAAGAGTCAAGAGATAGAATTATTAGTCGGTTTAATAATCTTGAAGATATTCCAGTTAAATTGGTAATAGAAGAGAAAGAACCAGAAGTAGATGATCAGAAGTTAAAGGAATTAAATTTAACTAATCAATTAAGTAGTTATGAGACTAGCTTTAGTACTAAAAAGGAGAATCGAGTTCATAATATTGAGCTGGCAGCTCAAAAGGTCAATGCTACCTTTTTAAAGTCTGGGGAAGTTTTTTCATTTAATCAAGTTGTAGGAAATAGGAATTTAGTAACTGGTTTTAAACGGGCAGTGGAGATAGTAAATCAAGAATTTGTAACAGGGGTTGGCGGTGGTGTCTGTCAAGTTTCATCGACTCTTTATAATTCAGTTTTATTAGGGGATTTCAAAGTAATAGAAAGACATAATCACTCACGTCCAGTTGGTTATGTTTCTTTAGGACGCGGAGCTACTGTTTATAATAATTATCTAGATTTTAGGTTTGAAAATAGTAGTTCTTATCCAATTATGATTTTAGCAACGGTAATAGGAAATAGATTAAAGGTTGCTATTATGGGGCAGGGTAGAAATTATAAAGTGAAAATATCTACTTCTGAATTGGAAATATTAAACTATGATCGAGTAAAGAAGAAAGCTGAGCTAGAAAAAAGAAAGCTAGTTAAGAAAGGCAAGAATGGGTATCGAGTTAAAATAATAAAAAAAGTATTTGCTGGTAATAAATTAATTAGAAAAGAATTGATTTCTCAAGATGTTTATCAGCCAATTGATGAAGTTATTAAAGTTCCCACCAAATAAGATATAAGCAAAAAGTTACAGTATTAATTTCTTGACTTCATAAAATGACTTAGGTTATAATTAGGGATATAATACAGTATTTATCAAAGTAATTATTGAAGCCATTTTTAAAATATTAGGAGGGGTTTGGTTGGGAATAGAATTAACCAAGGAAAAATATGAAGAATATAATGAATATGATGAACTTACAGATGATGAATTAGTTCAATTAGCTCAAAGTAGTAATCAATTGGCTATGGAATATCTGCTTAAAAAATACAAAAGCTTTGTTCGTAATCGAGCTAGATCTTATTTTTTGATTGGGGCTGATAGAGATGACTTAATTCAGGAAGGGATGATCGGTTTATATAAAGCTATCTGTGATTATGAAGTAGAGAAGTTGGCTTCTTTTCGATCTTTTGCTGAATTATGTATTACTCGACAATTAATTACTGCTATTAAGAAGGCCACTAGGCAGAAGCATCAGCCTTTAAATTCATATGTTTCTTTTAGCCAACCAATTTATGATCAAGATTCTACTCGTACTCTACTAGATGTTTTAGAGGGAAGTGAATTAAATAATCCTGAAGAACAGTTTATTAGTTATGAAGCATATGAGTTATTGGAAGAGAATATTAAAGAGATGTTAAGTGAGTTAGAATTAAATGTTTTATTAGAATATTTAGAAGGAAAGACTTACGAAGAGATAGCTACAGCTTTAGATAGACATGTTAAGTCGGTAGATAATGCATTACAGAGAATCAAGAAAAAAGTAGAAAATTTTTTAGAAGAAAATGATATTTAGAGAAATATTAATTAAAATTGAGAATAATTAATATAAAAGTAAGTGTTGAGTTATATTAAATGATAAAATAGATAAAAAGAATAATATTTTTCTTGATTTCTATTGCTAAAAAACATATAATATTTATTGTGGCTATTATTAA
The genomic region above belongs to Sporohalobacter salinus and contains:
- the cysS gene encoding cysteine--tRNA ligase, encoding MSLQIYNTLTQQKEEFVPISEEEVKIYSCGPTVYDFFHIGNARAFIVPDILKRYLKYKGYDVLHVTNFTDVDDKMINRADEEEIEIEELADRFITAYFEDTESLNIQKADVYPKATEHVSDIIKLVKRLEDKGYAYEVDGDVFFAVRKFADYGKLSNQNLEELSAGSRVDVNEKKEDPLDFVLWKKSKEGEPSWESPWGAGRPGWHIECSAMSMCYLGEKFDFHTGGVDLVFPHHENEIAQNEAAADGQVVNYWLHNGYINVDGEKMSKSLGNFFTTRDILQDYSAEVLRFFLISKHYRSPINFSDAELDNAKKGLQRLQNTVSKLKDLLSKDQADLNPGDKEKTQKLEEKIKAKRQKFEKAMDDDLNTALAIGALHELAKEINIVINDADFELTQTTAAVLQKAYDTFEELSQQVLGINLEREDNISDDNLTADLIELLLEVRSKARKDKNWELADQIRDELAKLGIVLEDTPQGTDWKLE
- the sigH gene encoding RNA polymerase sporulation sigma factor SigH, with translation MGIELTKEKYEEYNEYDELTDDELVQLAQSSNQLAMEYLLKKYKSFVRNRARSYFLIGADRDDLIQEGMIGLYKAICDYEVEKLASFRSFAELCITRQLITAIKKATRQKHQPLNSYVSFSQPIYDQDSTRTLLDVLEGSELNNPEEQFISYEAYELLEENIKEMLSELELNVLLEYLEGKTYEEIATALDRHVKSVDNALQRIKKKVENFLEENDI
- a CDS encoding VanW family protein, which gives rise to MKNNLLVVLVTLVLLFSIGFGIFIGAYLFFEQHKGIIFSGVMIEGYNFGGLTKKQARKRLDKLAEPLLKTPLVLEGDNDKWLLRPEDIEIRLKSEEVLNKAFGVGRRGNLLERAISVWHSSKYGRNLEVEVDYNEKKVTEILRQISNTINIKPSNAYLDLETGVVINAQIGKRLNIKESRDRIISRFNNLEDIPVKLVIEEKEPEVDDQKLKELNLTNQLSSYETSFSTKKENRVHNIELAAQKVNATFLKSGEVFSFNQVVGNRNLVTGFKRAVEIVNQEFVTGVGGGVCQVSSTLYNSVLLGDFKVIERHNHSRPVGYVSLGRGATVYNNYLDFRFENSSSYPIMILATVIGNRLKVAIMGQGRNYKVKISTSELEILNYDRVKKKAELEKRKLVKKGKNGYRVKIIKKVFAGNKLIRKELISQDVYQPIDEVIKVPTK
- the thyX gene encoding FAD-dependent thymidylate synthase, which translates into the protein MEDKLNVKLINHTPEPERTAASAARLCYSPVGADKLVEDMTDKEIEDLLSIILENGHYSTLEHITFTFAIEGISRVTSHQLVRHRIASYSQQSQRYVREKEQFEFIIPDKIQDNEELTELFIENMEQQQKLYDQLTAKLMEEDYEEKEAIEAARYVLPNATETKIVVTMNARSLLHFFEVRCCNRAQKEIRDMANEMLNQLKDIAPIIFKKAGPTCVTKGQCTEGAMSCGRINGIEKE
- the rlmB gene encoding 23S rRNA (guanosine(2251)-2'-O)-methyltransferase RlmB, producing MKKVEGRNPVKEALEAGRRIDEILIYQNAEGINKLVKKAKSKGIKIKRVSKEKLDNLADSYSHQGVIAFGEPIRYLSLEQLIDKAYNETDAPLFIFLDEIKDPHNFGSVLRTADAVGAQGVIIPKRRSVGLTPAVAKASTGAIEYMPVAQVTNLVRAMEKLKEKKFWIAGADMEAERTCYQQDLTGPFGIVIGSEGEGMRRLVKERCDFLVKLPMKGRINSLNAAVAGSILMYESLRQRNYTD
- a CDS encoding Mini-ribonuclease 3; translation: MFYDLLDLPEKPHLLSAETMAYIGDSLYEIFIRSYLIEKGIRKGNNLHQQAIKYVNAEAQAELLQRLNKHLTEEEKVIVRRGRNSNSSSVPKNADVADYRYSTAFEALLGYLYLVKKEDRLEELLTEIKRIIDEI